Proteins encoded by one window of Sus scrofa isolate TJ Tabasco breed Duroc chromosome 12, Sscrofa11.1, whole genome shotgun sequence:
- the B9D1 gene encoding B9 domain-containing protein 1 has translation MAAAGPSVFLVMVNGQVESAQFPEYDDLYCKYCFVYGQDWAPTAGLEEGISQITSKSRDARRALVWNFPIDVTFKSTNPHGWPQIVLSVYGPDVFGNDVVRGYGAVHVPFSPGRHKRTVPMFVPESASRLQRFTSWFMGRRPEYTDPRVVAQGEGREVTRVRSQGFVTLLFNVVTKDMRKLGYDTGPPDTRGVLGPSPPQGLPR, from the exons ATGGCGGCCGCGGGGCCTAGCGTCTTCCTGGTCATGGTGAACGGGCAGGTGGAGAGCGCCCAG TTTCCCGAGTACGACGACCTCTACTGCAAGTACTGTTTCGTGTACGGCCAGGACTGGGCGCCCACGGCG GGCCTGGAGGAGGGCATCTCCCAGATCACGTCCAAGAGCCGGGATGCCAGGCGCGCGCTGGTGTGGAACTTCCCCATCGACGTCACCTTCAAGAGCACCAACCCCCACGGCT GGCCCCAGATCGTGCTCAGCGTGTACGGGCCGGACGTGTTCGGGAACGACGTGGTCCGAGGCTACGGGGCAGTGCATGTGCCCTTCTCCCCCGGCCG GCACAAGAGGACCGTCCCCATGTTCGTCCCGGAGTCAGCGTCGCGGCTGCAGAGGTTCACCAG CTGGTTCATGGGACGGCGGCCTGAGTACACAGACCCCAGGGTGGTGGCTCAGGGGGAAGGCCGGGAAG TGACCCGCGTCCGCTCGCAGGGCTTTGTCACGCTCCTCTTCAACGTGGTGACCAAGGACATGAGGAAGCTGGGCTACGACACCGGGCCTCCGGACACACGCGGCGTCTTGGGGCCCAGCCCGCCCCAGGGCCTCCCCCGGTGA
- the LOC110256121 gene encoding polyserase-2-like isoform X1: MLPVLLPPLLLLLLRPRLTEAYSRKDPATWPWQASIFLDSRYRCEGALISPEWVLTSASCFGSWPLALFSVTLGPDRLALDTCGSKASVEALLLSPGGPKASGSGALALARLARPPSLSSAIWPIPLATRPQGRVCWAQGFDPDLGKDRSRYLGWVRETARVELGPCMGTREGALAPATPSRGTGPSLGPSLGLLSPISVGLSLRQRESHRGWSCMRRGWGPGEAQRGLFWGQAAEGLPHAATCRPPRPTPKAGEHPPEAAAHQHLQRHLPPPARLSGPAGPPAQGLPVRDRPHRPSPAGGEDSSRDLRRAPTHPADPPKATRPGHLSLSLGLPPLPDPPPGEAPPSVSVRG; encoded by the exons GGCCCAGGCTGACGGAGGCCTACAGCAGGAAGGACCCGGCCACGTGGCCTTGGCAGGCAAGCATCTTTCTGGACAGCCGGTACCGCTGTGAGGGGGCCCTCATTTCCCCAGAGTGGGTGCTGACAAGTGCCAGCTGCTTTGGCAG CTGGCCGCTGGCCCTCTTCAGCGTGACCCTGGGCCCAGATCGGCTGGCGCTGGACACTTGTGGCAGCAAGGCCAGCGTGGAGGCGCTGCTCCTGTCCCCAGGAGGGCCCAAGGCCTCGGGATCTGGTGCCCTGGCCCTGGCTCGGCTGGCAAGGCCACCATCTCTCAGCAGTGCCATATGGCCTATCCCTCTGGCCACCCGGCCCCAGGGGCGGGTCTGCTGGGCCCAAGGCTTTGATCCTGACTTGGGTAAGGACAGGAGCAGGTACCTGGGCTGGGTCAGGGAGACAGCCAGGGTGGAGCTGGGGCCCTGCATGGGGACACGAGAAGGGGCGCTGGCACCTGCTACGCCTTCCAGGGGCACTGGGCCCTCTCTGGGCCCCTCCCTGGGGCTGCTGTCCCCCATCTCAGTGGGCCTGTCCCTGAGACAGCGAGAGTCCCACAGAGGATGGAGCTGTATGAGacggggctgggggccaggagaaGCCCAGCGGGGGCTCTTCTGGGGCCAAGCTGCTGAGGGTCTGCCCCATGCCGCCACGTGCAGAcccccacgccccacccccaAGGCTGGAGAGCACCCCCCTGAGGCTGCTGCACACCAACACCTGCAGAGACACCTTCCGCCTCCAGCCCGACTGTCCGGACCTGCAGGCCCTCCTGCCCAAGGGCTCCCGGTGCGCGATCGCCCCCACCGGCCCAGCCCAGCTGGTGGTGAGGATTCCAGCCGGGACCTGAGACGTGCCCCCACACACCCTGCAGACCCTCCTAAAGCCACCAGACCTGGTCACCTCTCACTCTCCCTTGGGCTCCCACCCCTCCCCGATCCGCCCCCAGGGGAGGCTCCCCCTTCCGTTTCTGTGCGAGGCTGA
- the LOC110256121 gene encoding serine protease 33-like isoform X2: protein MLPVLLPPLLLLLLRPRLTEAYSRKDPATWPWQASIFLDSRYRCEGALISPEWVLTSASCFGSWPLALFSVTLGPDRLALDTCGSKASVEALLLSPGGPKASGSGALALARLARPPSLSSAIWPIPLATRPQGRVCWAQGFDPDLDPHAPPPRLESTPLRLLHTNTCRDTFRLQPDCPDLQALLPKGSRCAIAPTGPAQLVVSDGSPLVCFQASSWRLEGVMTWGPCSRPGLPEVYTRACPLISWIRETVSNATFDTSAKMHSWDRPRTRQRRQ, encoded by the exons GGCCCAGGCTGACGGAGGCCTACAGCAGGAAGGACCCGGCCACGTGGCCTTGGCAGGCAAGCATCTTTCTGGACAGCCGGTACCGCTGTGAGGGGGCCCTCATTTCCCCAGAGTGGGTGCTGACAAGTGCCAGCTGCTTTGGCAG CTGGCCGCTGGCCCTCTTCAGCGTGACCCTGGGCCCAGATCGGCTGGCGCTGGACACTTGTGGCAGCAAGGCCAGCGTGGAGGCGCTGCTCCTGTCCCCAGGAGGGCCCAAGGCCTCGGGATCTGGTGCCCTGGCCCTGGCTCGGCTGGCAAGGCCACCATCTCTCAGCAGTGCCATATGGCCTATCCCTCTGGCCACCCGGCCCCAGGGGCGGGTCTGCTGGGCCCAAGGCTTTGATCCTGACTTGG AcccccacgccccacccccaAGGCTGGAGAGCACCCCCCTGAGGCTGCTGCACACCAACACCTGCAGAGACACCTTCCGCCTCCAGCCCGACTGTCCGGACCTGCAGGCCCTCCTGCCCAAGGGCTCCCGGTGCGCGATCGCCCCCACCGGCCCAGCCCAGCTGGTG GTGTCTGATGGGAGCCCCCTGGTCTGCTTCCAAGCTAGCAGCTGGCGGCTGGAGGGTGTGATGACCTGGGGTCCCTGCTCCCGGCCTGGCCTCCCTGAGGTCTACACACGTGCCTGTCCCCTCATTTCTTGGATTCGGGAGACGGTCTCCAATGCCACCTTCGATACCTCAGCCAAGATGCACTCTTGGGACCGGCCCAGGACCAGGCAGAGGAGGCAGTGA